A genome region from Nitrospira sp. includes the following:
- a CDS encoding DNA repair exonuclease, with amino-acid sequence MRFIHASDLHIDSPLRGLDRYDGAPVERLRSATRSACERLVDRALAERVDFILLAGDIYDRDWQDFHTGLFFREQMVRLERAGIRCFIVQGNHDAQGVISRQLTLPSNVTVFSSRVAQTIRLDDLSVAIHGRSFPEREVNEDLVPSYPPPVPGCFNIGLLHTSLTGRAGHDTYAPTDLPTLVAKGYDYWALGHVHAREVLNERPRIVFCGNLQGRHAKETGAKGCELVTVEAGRIEADFVALDVVRWSQLSVSLDGVDRLESLNETFARALAPVLAGTTDRLHAVRVTLTGSTELHRLEAAQPGTLAAAMYAAAQDIGTAEIWIEQVRLDLSTPLDRAQAAQRQDAVGELVRLVDTIAGDDTELMRKAQVELGDLLGTMPAEVTAGDVPRLDDLAELRSLLMDAEATVLARLSASGEEA; translated from the coding sequence ATGCGCTTCATCCACGCGTCTGATCTTCATATCGATAGTCCGTTGCGCGGCTTGGACCGGTACGACGGTGCGCCGGTTGAGCGGTTGCGTAGCGCCACCCGTAGTGCATGTGAGCGGTTGGTAGACCGGGCGCTGGCCGAGCGCGTGGATTTCATTCTGCTCGCGGGCGACATCTACGACCGGGACTGGCAGGATTTTCACACCGGCCTGTTCTTTCGCGAACAGATGGTGCGCTTGGAGCGTGCTGGCATCCGCTGTTTCATCGTGCAGGGAAATCACGATGCGCAGGGGGTGATTTCGCGTCAGTTGACCCTTCCGTCGAACGTGACGGTGTTTTCGAGCCGAGTGGCCCAGACCATCCGATTGGATGACCTGTCCGTGGCGATCCATGGCCGCAGTTTTCCGGAGCGTGAGGTCAATGAAGACCTGGTTCCGTCTTACCCTCCCCCTGTGCCGGGCTGTTTTAATATCGGCCTGCTGCATACGAGCCTGACGGGACGCGCCGGCCACGATACCTATGCGCCGACCGACCTGCCGACGCTGGTCGCCAAGGGGTACGACTATTGGGCGCTGGGTCATGTGCATGCGCGTGAAGTGCTGAACGAGCGGCCGCGCATCGTGTTTTGCGGCAATCTGCAGGGGCGTCATGCCAAGGAAACGGGCGCGAAGGGGTGCGAATTGGTCACGGTGGAAGCAGGGAGAATCGAGGCTGATTTCGTTGCGCTGGATGTCGTCCGTTGGAGTCAGTTGTCGGTGTCGCTCGATGGTGTGGATCGGTTGGAATCGCTCAACGAAACTTTCGCGCGCGCGTTGGCGCCGGTGCTGGCCGGGACGACGGATCGGCTGCATGCGGTGCGCGTGACGCTGACGGGATCGACCGAGTTGCACCGGCTGGAAGCGGCGCAGCCGGGTACCCTGGCGGCGGCGATGTATGCGGCGGCGCAAGACATCGGCACGGCGGAGATCTGGATCGAACAGGTGCGATTGGATCTTTCCACTCCGCTGGATCGTGCCCAGGCGGCGCAGCGCCAGGATGCCGTGGGCGAGTTGGTCCGCTTGGTTGACACGATTGCCGGTGACGACACGGAACTGATGCGCAAGGCACAGGTGGAATTGGGAGATCTCCTTGGGACGATGCCCGCAGAAGTGACGGCCGGTGATGTGCCGCGTCTGGACGATCTTGCGGAACTGCGCAGTCTTTTGATGGATGCGGAAGCCACGGTGCTGGCGCGCCTCTCTGCCTCCGGAGAAGAGGCATGA
- a CDS encoding AAA family ATPase — MKLARLLLLAFGPFTNKTLDFSIGSSNLHVIYGPNEAGKSSALRAMTDLRFGIPMRSPDDFVHPAGELRIGGIFIDQAGRPVGLIRRKGRGATLAGLDVRTEQTDPGVTVDSRLERELTGGLDRQEFEALFGLNHARLREGGAVLLRGEGDLGSALFEASAGTGGIAALLAALDTDAKKLYSPHGRAQNAVINEARRQLDEQRKVWRDAQTKPAEWQELNRAHETAKAALDELIKSLETLRRRENELTELRTVEPLLREHDRLEAALQSYASVPDLSEQHREERLAAEQALQRAQGDLQEAEEELARCAVALDGLVIEPLLLDHADAIERLVSGVEAAARNRHEYHQQNSLIAKIEGELVLAVARLAPGVDPRVILAAVPSSADRVALEGYLADVSRLSERLEGYRERADALDAALQPDSAVPEIVPAPLHRQALVAAIRAAQAQGDVVRQKSDLDRRLRELEGRLTLVLSELGMESEQAVRGSQPMLDAQIVRTKQDLADIETHLNKWRDEFELVGRDLDGQRLRQRQLAAEGEVVTAETLRQARVRRTEEWGAIRRTYIDRTGGTDQLALGFDAAKALPETFEATMGEADRQADLLRADTKRAAGLEECSVRIEQMEGRRKELEGEMAALRAQRDDLHATWQQRLVQAGLPNLEPETLREWQGRRQEALQLIERVTALRADRDRVLADAAGSVGAMTEGLRAVGCSVAATQAGEAERLSLLIEQAVRWEQSATEAEAEEQARRKAAHTRRIEREKVARQVRETEAERRRHLDALLAWHTRLFLAGDAPPEALKSRLDELDGLARQASALADAQQRKAQLQAVVDDLMTQAAQIAEFLSEGPPTVLDDFADRLRKRLAVSRQHQQEGHALIRDRTKAQDKKRRAAAAQVTEAAVLAGLCTRARGATIDQLPELEEQAAKKREIRKSLALLRRQLADASPHSEAELRSRLAGLDVLALESERERGRGEILRLEQEQESAQRAEEQTRRALEVIDASDRAALAREAMESAAARYRSAIRPWARLKLARSLLQEALNRFRERAQAPMVSAASAYFSLMTGGVYERLVTDERGDRPVLCAQRAGGVTIGIEQMSEGTADQLYLALRLAALELRRPSHSPMPLVLDDTLITSDDARAGHILRALARFAEGSQVMLFTHHRHLLDVARQTLSEQAFVSHTL; from the coding sequence ATGAAACTCGCGCGCTTGCTGCTGCTCGCCTTCGGGCCCTTCACCAACAAGACATTGGATTTCTCCATCGGTTCAAGCAATTTACATGTGATTTACGGACCCAACGAAGCGGGAAAGTCGTCCGCGCTCCGGGCCATGACGGATCTGCGTTTCGGCATTCCGATGCGCAGCCCGGACGACTTCGTTCATCCGGCAGGCGAGCTGCGAATCGGCGGCATCTTCATCGATCAAGCGGGCCGACCGGTCGGACTCATCAGGCGCAAGGGACGAGGGGCGACGCTGGCGGGCCTCGATGTCCGCACGGAACAGACGGACCCTGGCGTCACGGTGGACAGCAGGCTGGAGCGGGAACTGACCGGTGGATTGGATCGTCAGGAATTCGAAGCCCTGTTCGGGTTGAACCATGCGCGGCTTCGCGAGGGCGGCGCAGTGTTGCTGCGCGGCGAAGGCGACCTGGGCTCGGCATTGTTCGAGGCAAGCGCAGGCACCGGCGGCATTGCGGCGTTGCTGGCGGCTCTAGATACCGATGCTAAAAAACTCTATAGCCCGCACGGTCGCGCGCAGAATGCGGTGATCAATGAGGCGCGTCGCCAGTTGGATGAGCAACGGAAGGTCTGGCGCGACGCGCAGACCAAACCGGCTGAATGGCAGGAGTTGAATCGCGCGCATGAAACGGCCAAGGCCGCGCTCGATGAACTGATCAAATCGCTGGAAACGTTGCGGCGACGCGAGAACGAGTTGACAGAATTGCGCACCGTCGAGCCGTTGTTGCGTGAGCACGATCGCCTGGAGGCCGCGCTCCAATCCTATGCATCGGTTCCGGATCTGTCTGAGCAGCACCGTGAGGAACGGCTGGCTGCGGAGCAGGCTTTGCAACGGGCGCAGGGTGATCTTCAGGAAGCCGAGGAGGAGCTCGCGCGCTGCGCCGTCGCGTTGGATGGCCTCGTCATCGAGCCGTTGCTGCTCGATCATGCCGACGCGATCGAGCGCCTGGTGTCCGGCGTGGAAGCCGCGGCTAGAAATCGCCACGAATACCATCAGCAGAATAGCCTCATCGCGAAGATCGAGGGCGAGTTGGTTTTGGCTGTGGCGAGGCTTGCGCCTGGCGTGGATCCTCGGGTCATTCTAGCGGCCGTGCCGTCGTCCGCAGACCGTGTGGCGCTAGAAGGGTATCTGGCCGACGTGAGCCGGTTGAGTGAGCGGCTTGAAGGGTATCGTGAGCGCGCCGATGCGTTGGACGCAGCCTTGCAACCGGATAGCGCCGTGCCCGAGATCGTTCCCGCCCCGTTGCACAGACAAGCGTTGGTGGCCGCCATACGAGCGGCGCAGGCGCAAGGGGATGTGGTCAGGCAGAAGAGCGATCTGGATCGCCGGCTTCGCGAATTGGAGGGCCGGCTCACGCTGGTGCTGTCCGAACTCGGTATGGAGTCGGAGCAGGCTGTGCGTGGAAGCCAGCCGATGCTGGACGCGCAGATAGTGCGGACCAAGCAAGATCTGGCGGATATCGAAACGCACCTCAACAAGTGGCGCGATGAATTTGAATTGGTCGGGCGCGATCTCGACGGACAACGGTTGCGTCAACGGCAGCTCGCCGCCGAAGGCGAAGTGGTGACCGCAGAGACGTTGCGCCAGGCCCGCGTCAGACGGACCGAGGAATGGGGCGCGATTCGTCGTACGTACATCGATCGGACCGGCGGGACGGACCAGTTGGCGCTGGGGTTCGACGCCGCGAAAGCCTTACCGGAGACGTTTGAAGCGACAATGGGCGAAGCCGACCGGCAGGCAGACCTGCTCCGCGCTGATACGAAACGCGCGGCCGGATTGGAAGAGTGTTCGGTGCGTATCGAGCAGATGGAAGGGCGCCGCAAAGAACTGGAAGGCGAGATGGCGGCGTTGCGCGCGCAACGCGACGACTTGCACGCGACGTGGCAGCAGCGGTTAGTGCAGGCCGGGTTGCCGAACCTGGAGCCTGAGACCCTGCGTGAATGGCAGGGGCGCCGGCAGGAGGCGCTGCAGCTGATTGAGCGAGTGACGGCTCTGCGTGCCGACCGTGACCGTGTGCTGGCTGATGCCGCCGGCTCGGTTGGAGCGATGACTGAGGGGTTGCGGGCCGTCGGCTGTTCTGTGGCCGCCACTCAGGCGGGAGAAGCAGAGAGGCTCTCCCTGCTGATCGAACAGGCTGTGCGTTGGGAACAATCGGCGACCGAAGCGGAGGCTGAAGAGCAGGCTCGACGGAAGGCAGCCCATACCCGCCGGATCGAGCGGGAGAAGGTTGCTCGGCAGGTACGCGAGACCGAGGCTGAACGGCGCCGCCATCTGGACGCCTTGCTGGCCTGGCATACGCGGCTATTTCTGGCAGGTGACGCGCCACCGGAAGCCCTGAAGTCTCGCCTCGATGAACTCGATGGACTGGCACGGCAGGCGTCGGCCTTGGCGGACGCGCAACAGCGTAAGGCGCAACTACAGGCCGTGGTCGATGACCTCATGACACAAGCCGCGCAGATAGCTGAGTTCCTCAGTGAAGGGCCCCCCACGGTGCTGGATGATTTTGCGGATCGTCTGCGCAAGCGGTTGGCTGTTTCGCGGCAACATCAGCAAGAGGGGCATGCGCTCATTCGCGACCGTACGAAGGCCCAGGACAAGAAGCGCCGGGCCGCCGCCGCGCAGGTTACGGAGGCCGCCGTTCTGGCCGGACTCTGCACGCGCGCGAGGGGCGCGACGATCGATCAGCTGCCGGAATTGGAAGAGCAGGCGGCGAAAAAACGGGAGATCCGGAAATCGCTCGCCCTCCTGCGCCGGCAACTGGCCGATGCCTCGCCTCATTCAGAAGCTGAGTTGCGGTCCCGCTTGGCGGGGCTGGATGTGCTGGCCCTGGAAAGCGAACGGGAGCGTGGTCGCGGCGAGATTCTACGGCTTGAGCAGGAACAGGAATCGGCGCAGCGGGCTGAGGAGCAGACCCGGCGGGCGTTGGAGGTGATCGACGCGTCAGATCGCGCGGCGCTGGCTCGTGAGGCGATGGAATCCGCAGCGGCCCGATACCGCTCGGCCATCAGACCCTGGGCCAGGCTTAAGCTCGCCCGGTCGTTGTTGCAGGAGGCATTAAACCGGTTTCGTGAGAGGGCGCAAGCCCCCATGGTGTCTGCCGCATCCGCCTACTTTTCACTCATGACGGGAGGCGTCTACGAACGGCTGGTGACGGACGAGCGTGGGGATAGACCGGTACTGTGTGCCCAACGGGCCGGCGGCGTGACGATTGGGATTGAGCAGATGAGCGAAGGCACAGCCGATCAACTGTACCTGGCGTTGCGTCTGGCGGCGTTGGAATTGCGACGCCCCTCACATTCGCCGATGCCGCTGGTGCTCGACGATACGCTCATCACGTCTGACGATGCGCGCGCGGGTCACATCCTGCGTGCCCTGGCGCGTTTTGCCGAGGGCAGTCAGGTCATGCTGTTCACGCATCACAGGCATCTGCTTGACGTGGCCCGCCAGACATTGAGTGAGCAGGCTTTCGTCAGTCACACCTTGTGA
- a CDS encoding THUMP domain-containing protein, with amino-acid sequence MDSTNHAFFAPCPRGLEAVLADELTDLGAAAVKTTAGGVAFHGTLALCYRVNLQSRIASRILLRIAEGSYRDEHDVYDSANAIRWQDWFTPQQRIKVKVSAHHCPLKSLDFVTLRVKDAVCDRFQFARGRRPTVDTHAPDILIAVYLDASTCTFYLDTSGEPLFKRGWRKSAGEAPIRENLAAGILRLSKWTADTVLYDPMCGSGTFVIEAALMARRIAPGIGRQFAFEKLLSFDARRLNDLRAELKTSEIPVQPGLIHAADQSGHAITSIKANLTIAGSADAVTLQQGDVLQLPAPAEAGLLVANPPYGHRMGETDNLRTFYPQFGDHLKKNFCGWTVQIFTADLKLPGQLRLAPSRRVPLFNGAIECRLFEFRMVAGSLRKPRAGGE; translated from the coding sequence ATGGATAGCACAAACCACGCCTTCTTTGCACCCTGCCCTCGCGGACTCGAAGCGGTCCTCGCGGATGAACTCACCGACCTGGGCGCCGCCGCCGTAAAAACCACGGCCGGTGGAGTCGCCTTTCACGGCACCCTTGCCCTCTGTTATCGCGTGAATCTGCAGAGCCGTATCGCCAGCCGTATTCTCCTGCGTATCGCCGAGGGGTCCTATCGCGACGAACACGATGTCTATGACTCGGCGAACGCCATCCGCTGGCAGGATTGGTTCACGCCGCAACAGCGCATCAAGGTGAAGGTCAGCGCGCACCACTGCCCGCTGAAAAGTCTGGATTTTGTCACCCTGCGAGTGAAGGATGCCGTCTGCGATCGCTTTCAATTTGCACGAGGCAGGCGCCCGACGGTGGATACCCATGCGCCGGACATCTTGATCGCGGTGTATTTGGATGCGTCGACCTGCACCTTCTACCTGGATACCTCGGGCGAGCCGCTCTTCAAACGGGGCTGGCGGAAATCCGCCGGCGAAGCGCCGATCAGGGAAAATCTCGCTGCCGGGATCCTGCGGCTCTCGAAGTGGACTGCGGACACGGTGCTCTACGATCCCATGTGCGGGAGCGGCACCTTCGTCATTGAAGCCGCCTTGATGGCCCGTCGTATCGCGCCGGGAATCGGCCGGCAGTTCGCCTTCGAGAAACTGTTATCATTTGACGCCCGCCGATTAAACGACCTGCGCGCAGAACTCAAGACGTCTGAAATTCCCGTCCAGCCAGGGCTGATCCACGCAGCCGATCAGAGCGGGCATGCGATTACCTCGATCAAGGCCAACCTCACCATCGCCGGGAGCGCCGACGCGGTGACCCTTCAGCAAGGCGATGTCCTGCAACTCCCCGCTCCGGCTGAAGCAGGACTCCTTGTGGCGAATCCGCCCTATGGGCATCGCATGGGAGAGACGGACAACTTGCGCACGTTTTATCCTCAATTCGGCGATCACCTGAAGAAGAACTTTTGCGGCTGGACCGTACAGATCTTCACCGCCGACTTAAAACTTCCCGGCCAGCTGCGACTGGCTCCTTCCCGCCGAGTCCCCCTCTTTAACGGCGCGATCGAATGTCGCCTCTTCGAATTCCGCATGGTCGCCGGCAGTCTCCGAAAGCCGAGAGCTGGTGGCGAATAA
- a CDS encoding sigma-70 family RNA polymerase sigma factor has translation MNLEKSSTSLSPQAIAQLVKGHREFLAFLERRVESRAVAEDILQAAFTRGLERGAGVDDEKVVAWFYRVLRNAVIDHYRQRSTAARAMEAWGREFPDVQEPEAELRQEICQCVSSLLETLKPEYREALRIVDLEEGKLKDLAQQSGITAENAAVRVHRARAALRRRIEQACGTCSVHGCLDCSCETAVGGHCEG, from the coding sequence ATGAACCTTGAAAAATCCTCCACATCACTTTCACCCCAGGCCATTGCGCAACTGGTGAAGGGACACCGTGAGTTCCTGGCCTTCCTGGAACGGCGTGTCGAATCTCGCGCCGTAGCCGAAGATATTTTGCAGGCAGCCTTTACCCGTGGACTGGAACGCGGAGCGGGCGTGGACGACGAAAAAGTTGTCGCCTGGTTCTATCGGGTGCTCCGCAACGCCGTGATCGATCACTACCGGCAGCGTTCCACCGCCGCACGAGCGATGGAAGCCTGGGGGCGAGAATTTCCTGATGTACAGGAGCCGGAAGCGGAGCTGCGGCAGGAGATCTGCCAATGCGTGTCGAGCCTGCTGGAAACACTCAAGCCGGAATATCGCGAAGCCCTACGGATCGTGGATCTGGAAGAAGGCAAACTGAAAGACCTCGCGCAGCAGTCTGGCATCACCGCCGAAAATGCGGCCGTCCGCGTACATCGGGCCAGGGCGGCGCTTCGTCGAAGAATCGAACAGGCCTGCGGCACCTGCTCCGTCCATGGCTGTCTGGATTGTTCCTGTGAAACAGCCGTCGGAGGGCACTGCGAAGGGTAA
- a CDS encoding helix-turn-helix transcriptional regulator, whose product MKQTNFDRYLKTQLAKPDFARRFKQAGQAWDVALQIAALRQRAGLSQKELARRVKTSQQQICRLESPGYEGHSLSMLRRVARELSARVRVVIEPEEVGAAIGVAETPALYRTKRARSGRSGRAKTPRN is encoded by the coding sequence ATGAAACAAACGAATTTCGACCGATATTTGAAAACGCAATTGGCCAAGCCGGACTTTGCCCGCCGGTTCAAGCAGGCAGGGCAGGCCTGGGATGTGGCGTTGCAGATCGCGGCGCTCCGTCAGCGAGCAGGGTTGTCGCAGAAGGAGTTGGCGCGACGCGTCAAGACTTCGCAGCAGCAGATTTGCCGCCTGGAGTCTCCCGGTTATGAAGGCCATTCCCTGAGTATGCTGCGCCGCGTGGCGCGAGAGCTGAGCGCCAGGGTTCGCGTCGTGATCGAGCCAGAGGAAGTCGGAGCAGCCATCGGCGTAGCCGAAACACCCGCCCTCTATCGTACCAAGCGGGCTCGGTCCGGCCGATCAGGCCGCGCCAAAACTCCACGGAACTGA
- a CDS encoding trehalose-6-phosphate synthase: MNASHTPVEEWQSTNDLSLSRLILVSNREPYEHRQVKNRLIWERTSGGLVSALDPVMRRLGGTWIAWGSGKADRDVVDEDMVVEVPPDAPTYRLRRVWLEAAEIKGGYQGYANQVLWPLCHLTLDRVVYRKAFWHAYQAMNARFAAAVLGEMRKKSGFVWVHDFHLALVPGLIKASFPTQPVAVFWHTPWPGPDAFRILPERCELLESLLASDLVMFQTQHFLHAFVECAKEFLGAEVRSDDLRIDYKGHTTRLVVRPISVSFQAWSERAHTMPVTRAIDVLRNLHVFQSDVRIGLGVDRLDYTKGLLKRFWAIDAFFEQYPQYRGQFTFIQIAVPTRGDVEAYRRYREVIRETVHDINMRYSSISNAGSPQASRWRPIEFREGRIGMDTLTAYYRMADLALVSSVYDGMNLVAKEYVASQVDEKGVLLVSHMAGAAEEMAGALVINPYDLEGVADAIRQAIEMPLEERRERMHRMRTYLEAHDIRAWSDECLQDTGILSPDDRATHE, translated from the coding sequence ATGAACGCATCCCACACGCCAGTTGAAGAGTGGCAATCAACGAACGATCTCTCACTCTCACGCCTCATCCTTGTCTCCAACCGCGAGCCGTACGAACACCGGCAAGTAAAGAATCGTCTGATCTGGGAGCGCACGTCCGGCGGTCTTGTCTCGGCACTCGATCCGGTCATGCGGCGGCTCGGCGGCACTTGGATTGCCTGGGGCAGCGGCAAAGCGGATCGCGACGTGGTGGACGAAGACATGGTCGTCGAAGTGCCTCCCGACGCCCCCACCTACCGCCTGCGGCGCGTATGGCTGGAGGCGGCTGAAATCAAGGGCGGGTACCAAGGGTATGCCAACCAAGTGCTTTGGCCCCTGTGCCATCTCACCCTTGACCGCGTCGTCTATCGCAAAGCCTTTTGGCATGCCTACCAGGCCATGAACGCGCGCTTTGCAGCAGCTGTCCTTGGCGAGATGCGCAAGAAATCCGGGTTTGTCTGGGTGCACGACTTTCACCTGGCCCTGGTACCCGGGCTCATCAAGGCCTCATTCCCGACCCAGCCGGTTGCCGTCTTCTGGCACACACCCTGGCCCGGTCCTGACGCATTTCGCATTCTGCCTGAACGGTGTGAACTGCTGGAGTCGCTGCTGGCGAGCGACCTGGTGATGTTCCAGACACAACACTTTCTCCACGCGTTCGTCGAATGCGCCAAGGAGTTCCTGGGCGCCGAGGTCCGGAGCGACGATCTTCGCATTGACTATAAAGGCCATACCACGCGACTCGTGGTGCGGCCGATCAGTGTCAGTTTCCAAGCCTGGTCGGAGCGCGCCCACACAATGCCAGTCACACGCGCGATAGACGTGTTGCGTAATCTGCACGTCTTTCAATCTGATGTCCGCATCGGTCTCGGCGTCGACCGGCTCGACTACACCAAAGGCCTGCTCAAACGATTCTGGGCGATCGACGCCTTCTTCGAGCAGTACCCGCAGTATCGCGGCCAATTCACCTTCATTCAAATCGCCGTGCCGACCAGAGGCGATGTGGAAGCCTATCGCCGCTACCGGGAAGTCATCCGTGAGACCGTGCACGACATCAACATGCGGTACAGCAGTATCTCCAACGCGGGCAGCCCTCAGGCGTCCCGCTGGCGACCGATTGAATTTCGGGAAGGCCGCATCGGCATGGACACCCTGACAGCCTATTACCGGATGGCGGACCTGGCGCTGGTGAGTTCTGTCTACGACGGCATGAACCTGGTCGCTAAGGAATATGTTGCCAGCCAGGTTGATGAGAAGGGGGTGCTGCTGGTGAGCCACATGGCTGGTGCAGCCGAGGAAATGGCCGGTGCCCTGGTCATCAATCCCTACGACCTTGAGGGGGTGGCCGATGCCATCCGCCAGGCTATCGAAATGCCCTTGGAGGAACGCCGGGAGCGCATGCATCGCATGCGGACCTACCTCGAAGCCCATGACATCCGGGCCTGGTCTGACGAATGCCTGCAGGACACAGGCATCCTCTCACCTGATGACCGCGCCACGCATGAATAA
- a CDS encoding NUDIX hydrolase produces MKFCSECGAGLSKKIPPGDNLPRFVCESCQVIHYINPKLVAGCIPEWENKILLCRRAIEPRTGHWTFPAGFMEIGESTEQAAIRETFEEAHADVEITSLYAVLSLPRISQVHMVFRGSMRTPEFKPGTESLDVQLFSLEDIPWDDLAFPVITEALERYVADVARGTFSMHFGSVFPRMKS; encoded by the coding sequence ATGAAGTTCTGCAGCGAGTGCGGGGCCGGGCTGTCGAAAAAAATTCCTCCCGGCGATAACCTGCCGCGGTTTGTCTGCGAGTCCTGTCAGGTCATCCATTACATCAATCCGAAACTCGTCGCCGGCTGCATTCCCGAGTGGGAGAATAAAATTCTGCTGTGCCGCCGGGCGATCGAACCACGCACCGGTCACTGGACGTTTCCTGCCGGCTTCATGGAGATCGGGGAGAGCACCGAGCAGGCCGCGATCCGTGAAACCTTTGAAGAGGCGCATGCCGACGTCGAGATTACGTCCCTGTATGCCGTCTTGAGCCTGCCCCGAATCAGCCAGGTCCACATGGTCTTTCGCGGCTCCATGCGTACCCCCGAGTTCAAACCCGGCACGGAAAGTCTGGATGTGCAACTGTTCTCGCTGGAGGACATTCCCTGGGACGATCTAGCCTTTCCTGTGATCACCGAAGCCCTCGAACGCTACGTCGCCGATGTGGCCCGCGGCACCTTCTCCATGCATTTCGGCAGCGTCTTTCCCCGGATGAAATCGTAG
- a CDS encoding type II toxin-antitoxin system RelE/ParE family toxin translates to MPWFRLAFRPDVVTDLRVADPAMAQRLFDKTKWLASNVDNLRHEPVAADLPGIHKYAVGDWRIFYSIDRAEQLVDIHHIHHAAPAQSARPA, encoded by the coding sequence ATGCCCTGGTTTCGTTTAGCTTTCCGACCCGATGTGGTGACCGACTTGCGCGTGGCGGATCCCGCGATGGCCCAACGCTTGTTCGACAAAACGAAGTGGCTGGCCTCCAACGTCGACAACTTGCGCCATGAGCCGGTCGCCGCCGACCTGCCCGGCATCCACAAATATGCCGTGGGCGACTGGCGGATTTTTTATTCGATCGACCGCGCCGAACAACTCGTGGACATTCACCACATCCATCACGCCGCGCCGGCGCAATCGGCCAGACCAGCCTGA
- a CDS encoding SDR family oxidoreductase, with translation MERLKGKVAIVTGSSSGIGKAIALRFAQEGATVVVAARRFDKCENTVAQIEAAGGSAWPFQADVSHESQVEQLIGETVRRFQRLDILVNNAGIFGGRRLAETSTEAFDEVMNTNVRGTFFCCRAAFAQMKMQGGGTILNMSSVAGVQAWTGTGTYSASKHAIMALSKALADEGRAHRIKVSAICPGGVADDLVDASTEERAGSDKIDPFDIAETALYLACLGPQAAVHQIVVDRIGADW, from the coding sequence ATGGAACGTCTGAAAGGCAAGGTCGCGATTGTCACCGGTAGCAGCAGCGGGATTGGCAAAGCCATCGCGCTCCGGTTCGCGCAGGAAGGGGCGACGGTCGTCGTGGCTGCACGGCGTTTCGACAAATGTGAGAACACCGTTGCTCAGATCGAGGCGGCTGGTGGGAGCGCCTGGCCGTTCCAGGCCGACGTATCACACGAGTCGCAGGTGGAGCAATTGATCGGTGAAACAGTGCGGCGTTTCCAGCGTCTGGATATCCTGGTGAACAATGCCGGGATCTTCGGCGGGCGCCGGTTGGCCGAGACCAGCACTGAAGCCTTCGACGAAGTGATGAATACGAATGTGCGGGGGACGTTCTTCTGCTGCCGGGCGGCTTTTGCGCAGATGAAGATGCAGGGCGGCGGGACCATCCTCAACATGTCGAGCGTCGCGGGTGTGCAGGCTTGGACCGGCACGGGGACCTACAGCGCGTCAAAACACGCGATCATGGCTTTGAGCAAGGCTTTGGCGGACGAGGGACGTGCGCACCGTATTAAAGTGAGTGCGATCTGTCCCGGCGGCGTGGCTGATGATTTGGTCGATGCGTCGACGGAGGAGCGGGCCGGCAGTGACAAGATCGATCCCTTCGACATCGCCGAAACTGCGCTCTACCTGGCTTGTCTTGGTCCCCAGGCAGCCGTGCATCAGATCGTGGTGGATCGGATCGGCGCCGACTGGTAG
- a CDS encoding type II toxin-antitoxin system RelE/ParE family toxin, with translation MSMEFTVEFYETESGACPVREFLDDLKSNDPDDFAAVLAGLAKLRNRQYHREPLSKALGDGLFELRHVGKLNARVLWFFMRRHRIIAVHGIRNKGRAIPSRDLATARERMREWCKRAQL, from the coding sequence ATGAGCATGGAATTCACGGTAGAGTTCTACGAGACTGAGTCCGGTGCTTGCCCGGTTCGGGAGTTTCTGGATGATCTCAAGTCAAACGATCCCGACGACTTCGCCGCGGTGCTGGCCGGATTGGCGAAATTGCGGAACCGGCAGTATCATCGCGAGCCACTGTCGAAAGCACTTGGTGATGGGCTGTTTGAATTGCGGCACGTCGGCAAATTGAATGCCCGGGTACTGTGGTTCTTCATGCGCCGGCACCGGATCATCGCTGTTCATGGCATTCGGAACAAAGGCCGCGCTATTCCATCCCGCGACCTGGCGACAGCGCGGGAGCGGATGCGCGAATGGTGCAAGAGGGCGCAGCTATGA